A DNA window from Daucus carota subsp. sativus chromosome 3, DH1 v3.0, whole genome shotgun sequence contains the following coding sequences:
- the LOC108212564 gene encoding uncharacterized protein LOC108212564, protein SRVILIQKKRMINQNLSSLFIGLLGATITLSAYSQDVMSPTQCIGTGLFVLMFGLLVKEGFISF, encoded by the coding sequence AGCCGAGTGATCCTGATCCAGAAGAAGAGGATGATAAATCAAAACCTGAGCTCGTTGTTCATCGGACTGTTGGGTGCAACAATAACACTCTCTGCATATTCACAAGACGTCATGTCTCCGACACAATGCATCGGAACAGGTCTCTTTGTTCTCATGTTTGGTCTTCTTGTTAAGGAAGGTTTCATCTCTTTTTAG
- the LOC108213560 gene encoding casparian strip membrane protein 1: MKPGALEFRGSTSTPKNGVNRGVSVLDFVLRLVGIIATLASAITMATTYETLPFATRFIRFRAEYNDLPSLTFFVAANSVVCAYLFLSLALSILHIVRSGARGSRIILVLFDTVMLGLLTGGASAAAAIVYLAHKGNSRANWLAICRQFNSFCERVSGSLIGSFVGISVFVLLIILSAVALPRRSSHH; the protein is encoded by the exons ATGAAGCCTGGTGCTCTTGAGTTTCGAGGTTCCACTTCTACTCCAAAAAATGGAGTGAACAGAGGGGTGTCAGTACTTGATTTCGTGCTCAGACTTgttggaatcattgctactctgGCAAGTGCGATTACCATGGCAACAACTTATGAGACACTCCCCTTTGCCACACGATTCATTCGGTTTAGGGCCGAATATAATGATCTCCCATCACTTAC GTTTTTCGTGGCAGCGAATTCTGTGGTCTGTGCCTATCTTTTTCTTTCACTTGCATTGTCCATCCTGCATATTGTGAGAAGCGGTGCACGAGGCAGCAGGATAATTTTGGTGCTCTTTGACACG GTTATGCTAGGCCTTTTGACGGGTGGAGCTTCTGCTGCAGCAGCTATTGTATATTTAGCACACAAGGGAAATTCCAGGGCAAATTGGCTAGCCATCTGCCGCCAATTCAACTCCTTTTGTGAGCGCGTATCTGGGTCACTGATAGGATCATTTGTCGGAATTTCAGTCTTTGTATTGCTGATAATACTGTCTGCTGTGGCCCTTCCACGACGCAGTTCTCATCACTAA